The following are from one region of the Salvelinus alpinus chromosome 16, SLU_Salpinus.1, whole genome shotgun sequence genome:
- the LOC139540738 gene encoding acyl-coenzyme A thioesterase 11-like isoform X3 codes for MGREGVVFVVRTFLRTVRETASTYVLLCTFIQANVTGSSAYHFSLAERHAGSPCITNSVDDIHFDHTIGVGQVVNIKAKVNRAFTSSMEMQVTQGTQTEQMEYSIAAERRRKMIPAEIITDLLSSSTAQLGTVQTGSIGTKAWSFSLHDPTRKVTKCFRRPISLLSRM; via the exons atgggcagagagggggtGGTGTTTGTTGTGCGGACTTTTCTGCGGACAGTCCGTGAGACTGCCTCTACGTACGTTTTGTTGTGCACATTCATTCAAGCAAATGTGACCGGGTCGTCTGCATATCATTTCAGTTTGG CTGAAAGACACGCAGGGTCTCCCTGTATTACCAACTCTGTTGATGACATCCACTTTGACCACACTATAGG AGTCGGACAGGTTGTCAACATCAAAGCGAAAGTCAACAGAGCCTTCACATCCAGTATGGAG atGCAGGTGACTCAGGGGACGCAGACAGAGCAGATGGAGTACAGCATCGcggcagagaggaggaggaagatgatccCCGCTGAGATCATCACAGACCTACTGAGCAGCAGCACCGCTCAACTAGGTACAGTGCAAACAGGAAGCATTGGAACTAAGGCATGGAGTTTTTCCTTACATGACCCGACCAGGAAGGTCACAAAATGCTTTAGACGTCCAATTTCCCTCTTATCTCGAATGTAA
- the LOC139540738 gene encoding acyl-coenzyme A thioesterase 11-like isoform X1, translating into MGREGVVFVVRTFLRTVRETASTYVLLCTFIQANVTGSSAYHFSLAERHAGSPCITNSVDDIHFDHTIGVGQVVNIKAKVNRAFTSSMEMQVTQGTQTEQMEYSIAAERRRKMIPAEIITDLLSSSTAQLVVCVAPTPL; encoded by the exons atgggcagagagggggtGGTGTTTGTTGTGCGGACTTTTCTGCGGACAGTCCGTGAGACTGCCTCTACGTACGTTTTGTTGTGCACATTCATTCAAGCAAATGTGACCGGGTCGTCTGCATATCATTTCAGTTTGG CTGAAAGACACGCAGGGTCTCCCTGTATTACCAACTCTGTTGATGACATCCACTTTGACCACACTATAGG AGTCGGACAGGTTGTCAACATCAAAGCGAAAGTCAACAGAGCCTTCACATCCAGTATGGAG atGCAGGTGACTCAGGGGACGCAGACAGAGCAGATGGAGTACAGCATCGcggcagagaggaggaggaagatgatccCCGCTGAGATCATCACAGACCTACTGAGCAGCAGCACCGCTCAACTAG TCGTCTGTGTAGCGCCCACCCCACTCTGA
- the LOC139540740 gene encoding fucose-1-phosphate guanylyltransferase-like yields the protein MNEQGSKKLQIATMEKLDRFDTLRGKQVQPGEFWDLVVLTAVDDNQREAYELQISEKLERKEIPLGISYHVFSDPPGAKIGNGGATLYSLQRLEDIYGKALGGYRVLLIHAGGFSQRLPNASALGKIFTPIPLGDPLYQMLELKLAVFVDFPKHMKPGVLVTSADCIELYSIAEDENIRFDRSGFTALAHPSPISIGTTHGVFVLDQKEKSVLADMEYRTCLHFLHKPSVKKMHENGAVCKNQDSCMSLLSDAEFVYTDSTYYVDYNTAMSLLSLFREVGPLGCEIDAYGDFLQALGPQATVAYTNNTVNVTKQESNLVEMRQKIFHCLKGTPLNLVALNHSKFYHIGTTTEYLFYLTEDPCLRGELGLYKVLGYSQNFSCKVCCAMHSDVTPGCSLTPGSVVEYCRLEAGAHVGGRTILSGCWVGAGLKVPDGTFMHSLCVNREGQTCFVTVAFGIEDDLKKSVGAPANMERLNLFGDSLVECLAKWGLSPESLRFSGDTSSCSLWNACLFPVCPDMRDSFSLTLEMLQPGGSTVTLPPGTKLMSLQEALQCKNLEEMLKYRKKLMEDVKMKKWS from the exons ATGAACGAACAAGGAAGTAAAAAGTTGCAAATTGCAACAATGGAGAAACTTGATAGATTCGATACATTACGTG GTAAGCAGGTGCAACCTGGAGAGTTTTGGGATCTAGTTGTTTTAACCGCTGTAGATGACAACCAGAGAGAAGCATACGAGCTTCAGATCTCAGAGAAACTTGAGAGGAAAGAGATCCCACTTGGCATTTCATATCACGTGTTCTCAGATCCACCTGGAGCCAAAATAG GAAACGGAGGCGCAACACTGTACTCTCTGCAACGGCTGGAAGACATCTATGGGAAGGCGCTGGGTGGATACAGGGTCCTTCTGATTCATGCAG GTGGATTCAGTCAGCGTTTGCCCAATGCTAGTGCCCTGGGGAAAATCTTCACCCCCATACCCCTGGGTGACCCTCTTTACCAGATGCTAGAGCTCAAACTGGCCGTGTTTGTGGATTTCCCCAAGCACATGAAACCGGGTGTGCTGGTGACCAGTGCGGATTGCATAGAGCTCTACAGCATAGCGGAGGATGAGAACATCAGGTTTGACAGGTCTGGGTTCACCGCTCTAGcccatccctcccccatctccaTTGGAACAACCCATGGAGTATTTGTGCTGGACCAGAAGGAGAAGTCTGTATTGGCTGACATGGAATACAGGACCTGCCTCCATTTTCTGCACAAACCTAGCGTCAAGAAGATGCATGAAAATGGTGCTGTGTGTAAGAACCAGGATAGCTGTATGTCACTTCTGAGTGATGCAGAGTTTGTGTACACAGACAGTACATATTATGTAGATTACAACACTGCAATGTCATTGCTTAGTCTATTCCGAGAAGTGGGTCCTTTGGGCTGTGAGATAGATGCCTATGGGGACTTCCTTCAGGCCCTGGGTCCCCAAGCCACGGTGGCTTACACCAACAACACTGTCAACGTCACCAAGCAGGAGAGCAACCTGGTGGAGATGCGTCAGAAGATCTTCCACTGCCTTAAGGGAACCCCGCTCAACCTGGTGGCTCTCAACCACTCCAAGTTTTACCACATCGGCACCACCACAGAGTACCTCTTCTACCTCACAGAGGACCCGTGCCTGAGGGGTGAGCTGGGACTATACAAGGTGCTAGGCTACAGCCAAAACTTTAGCTGTAAGGTCTGCTGTGCGATGCACAGTGACGTGACGCCCGGCTGCTCTTTAACACCAGGCTCGGTGGTAGAGTACTGTAGGCTGGAGGCCGGCGCTCATGTTGGCGGGCGGACCATTCTCAGCGGCTGCTGGGTAGGTGCGGGCCTGAAGGTGCCTGATGGAACCTTCATGCACTCCCTCTGCGTGAACCGGGAGGGCCAAACCTGTTTTGTTACCGTCGCCTTCGGCATCGAGGACGACCTCAAGAAGAGCGTGGGGGCCCCTGCGAATATGGAGCGCTTGAACCTGTTCGGGGACAGTTTGGTCGAGTGCCTGGCCAAGTGGGGCCTGAGTCCCGAGAGCCTGAGGTTTTCTGGTGACACATCGAGTTGTAGTCTTTGGAACGCCTGTCTCTTCCCTGTGTGCCCGGACATGCGCGACTCGTTCTCCCTGACTCTGGAGATGCTGCAGCCCGGCGGGTCCACTGTCACGTTGCCCCCAGGCACCAAGCTGATGTCTCTACAGGAGGCCCTGCAATGTAAAAACTTGGAGGAGATGCTCAAGTACAGGAAGAAACTAATGGAGGATGTAAAGATGAAGAAATGGAGCTGA
- the LOC139540738 gene encoding uncharacterized protein isoform X2 yields MGREGVVFVVRTFLRTVRETASTYVLLCTFIQANVTGSSAYHFSLAERHAGSPCITNSVDDIHFDHTIGVGQVVNIKAKVNRAFTSSMEVGIAVSSRSVTASGTCAMPLPPFVV; encoded by the exons atgggcagagagggggtGGTGTTTGTTGTGCGGACTTTTCTGCGGACAGTCCGTGAGACTGCCTCTACGTACGTTTTGTTGTGCACATTCATTCAAGCAAATGTGACCGGGTCGTCTGCATATCATTTCAGTTTGG CTGAAAGACACGCAGGGTCTCCCTGTATTACCAACTCTGTTGATGACATCCACTTTGACCACACTATAGG AGTCGGACAGGTTGTCAACATCAAAGCGAAAGTCAACAGAGCCTTCACATCCAGTATGGAG GTGGGCATCGCTGTGAGCTCCCGTTCAGTAACTGCCAGTGGAACGTGCGCAATGCCTTTGCCACCTTTTGTGGTGTGA